In the genome of Metabacillus litoralis, the window CAGCTTCGCTTAATGTTCCATTAGAACAGGTAATGCATATGCCACAGCATATTTTACTTGCTAAACTGGCAGAAATTAATAAAGAAGAAGATCAGAATTAATCTCTCTTCTACTGTGCCCTTAAAACCTATCTCAGACGATAAGTATTTAAGGGTTTCTTTTTTACCCACGCTCATTGTATCATCTTGAACAGTTAAATTTATCAACTTCTTTATTCTACCTTTTTACCTACTTTCCTTTATTCTTTCATTTTTTAGTACCAAGTAATAATAATAGGTGTTATGATAAACTTATAAAATTTGATGAGGTGATATGAATGCAATCAAAGGCCAGAATCACAGCAATTGGCACCTATGTCCCCACCAAAATCATGACAAATAATGATTTTGTTCAGATTATTGATACAAACGATGAATGGATTTCAAAACGAACAGGAATTAAAGAAAGACGCCTTGCTGCGGAAAATGAATTCACAAGTGACCTATGCGTAAAAGCTGTTGAAGATTTAGTCATTCGATATAATAAAGAAATTAGTGATGTTGATTTTATCATTGTTAGTACACTTTCACCAGACTTTTTAACACCAAGTGTCGCTTCATATGTCCAAGGTAGATTAGGTATTAGACAGGCAGGGGCTATCGACCTGAATGCAGCATGCGCTGGTTTTACATACGCACTGCATATTGCTAACAGCTTACTATCAAGTGGTCTTCATAAGAAAATACTTGTAATAGGCGGGGAGACGTTATCAAAGATAACAGACTTCACAGACCGAACATCATGCATTTTATTTGGTGATGGTGCAGGTGCTGTTTTAGTAGAAGCTGATAGCAAAGGTCATTTTCTGGCATCATGCGTGAATTCTGAAGGGGAAAAAGGTATCCATTTGTATGGTACACACCTCTCAACTACGATGTTCGAGCAAGATCTTCAAGATAAAAAACAACTTGTACAAAATGGCAGAGAGGTCTATCGATGGGCGGTCACAACTGTCCCAACCGGTATTAATACGTTGTTAGCTGACTCAAACTTAACTAAGGAAGATATTGATTGGTTTATCCCACATAGCGCTAATTTGCGCATGATTGAATCAATATGTGAAAAAAGCGGATTCAGCATTAACCAAACCTTATATAGCTTAGTTCATTATGGGAATACATCTGCTGCCTCAATTCCATTAGCTCTTGATTTAGGTATAAAGGAAGGAAAAGTGAAACCAGGTGACACCTTATTACTTTATGGATTTGGCGGAGGATTATCACATTCTGGCCATATACTAACTTGGGGATAGACCATTTCCCTGCCCCGTTACATAAGATTTTAATCTTTAGTGAATAGTAAAAAAAAGCGATGCTAAAGGAGATTCACAACATGAAGCCGCGTATGATTTGCACCGTTTTATTTCTTTTTATAATGGTTTTTTCTCCTGCCCATACTATCGGTAATGAATCTGTAAAATACGGAGCTCAGGAAGCTTTAGAAGACTCAAACATATCTCTGGCCGAGGCACTTTCATATGCTCTTGAGGATAAATATTTAAAGCAAGCAAACTTTGATTATTCTATTGAAAAATACGGTAGTATCCGCCCTTTTGTTCAAATAAAAATCGAAGATCAACACCAGATGAGCATGTTGCTACCGTT includes:
- a CDS encoding ketoacyl-ACP synthase III, with translation MQSKARITAIGTYVPTKIMTNNDFVQIIDTNDEWISKRTGIKERRLAAENEFTSDLCVKAVEDLVIRYNKEISDVDFIIVSTLSPDFLTPSVASYVQGRLGIRQAGAIDLNAACAGFTYALHIANSLLSSGLHKKILVIGGETLSKITDFTDRTSCILFGDGAGAVLVEADSKGHFLASCVNSEGEKGIHLYGTHLSTTMFEQDLQDKKQLVQNGREVYRWAVTTVPTGINTLLADSNLTKEDIDWFIPHSANLRMIESICEKSGFSINQTLYSLVHYGNTSAASIPLALDLGIKEGKVKPGDTLLLYGFGGGLSHSGHILTWG
- a CDS encoding YycC family protein; translation: MRPLQISADTAQKLAASLNVPLEQVMHMPQHILLAKLAEINKEEDQN